In Carassius carassius chromosome 5, fCarCar2.1, whole genome shotgun sequence, one genomic interval encodes:
- the LOC132140157 gene encoding uncharacterized protein LOC132140157 yields the protein MTMKQLYKVPFERNSERVKALRYQYVQRIMELEVHETTHILVFVDEAGFNLSKGRRRGRNLIGHRATIDTPGQRGANITMCAAISENCVSTHIPHIVPYNTQLLLAFLNALYRDLIPEQERGLVRPHLPNSVVVWDNVSFHRTNSVRDWFAAHERITVEFLPPYSPFLNPIEEFFSAWRWKVYDHRPQNQMSLLDAMNAACEDITADHCRGWVRHSRRFFP from the exons atgactatgaaacagctctataaggtgccatttgagaggaacagtgaaagaGTCAAGGCTTTGCGGTACCAGTATGTCCAG AGAATCATGGAGTTAGAAGTACATGAAACGACCCACATTCTTGTTTTTGTGGACGAGGCTGGGTTTAATCTGTCCAAAGGCCGGAGACGTGGTCGCAATCTCATTGGACACCGAGCCACAATTGACACACCAGGCCAACGTGGGGCCAATATTACAATGTGTGCTGCCATTTCAGAGAACTGTGTGAGCACACATATTCCACACATTGTGCCCTATAATACCCAACTTCTCCTGGCCTTcctaaatgcactttacagagacCTGATTCCAGAACAAGAAAGAGGTTTAGTTAGACCACATTTGCCTAATTCTGTTGTTGTCTGGGATAATGTCAGCTTCCACCGAACCAACAGTGTTAGGGACTGGTTTGCTGCACATGAAAGGATAACAGTGGAATTCCTTCCACCATACTCTCCATTCCTAAATCCAATAGAAGAGTTTTTTTCAGCATGGAGGTGGAAAGTGTATGATCATAGACCACAAAATCAGATGTCTTTGTTGGATGCCAtgaatgctgcatgtgaggacatcacagctgACCATTGCAGGGGATGGGTGCGGCATTCAAGGAGATTTTTTCCATGA